The genomic window ATTGCTAAAAGAACAGAAAATTTATCAACAAATTTCAATTCTATctattgtaaaatttacaaaaactgGGATAAAAAGTATGTAATAACTTCCATAGACTGCTTTCCTTAAAATAACATATAACTACCATTAAATGTAAATGCATGTTAACCCTGtcaaaaattaaataactttgaacaattctaaaattttgataaaacaaattttaccacCTTATAGCTAAATTTAGAAAACTTTCTGATCAGGGTTCAAGGTCGTCTACTTTCATTTTCCTTTTCAGTATATTTCCCCTGCTGTCCTCAATCAATACAACAATAGTAATGGCACTAGATGGCATGTTATCAATACGGGACAGTTTCAAAGTGAAAGTCATTGGAGGTGGATCATGAATAAACTCCCAATGATGGAACACCACCCCTTCTGGATCTTTTCTCAGCTCCACTAGTCGAAGACCACATGGTGCTGTAATTTTACTCCTGCAAAGAAAAAGAAAGATCTAAACATTCATTTTTCACTAAGAAACAGAATATTCAACATGAAGCCCTTATTTTTCTGAATAAAATGTTTTgtagttttaatttaaatttcctATCATGTATGtaaaagtacaaataaataccCCATCAAAACACAATCACTAGAAATAGATACCTAAATGCCATCTTACTCTCTTAAAGAAAACTGGACATTTTTAAAACTTATCTTAATGTAAAcatttaacaataataaaatatttttgtcataattttattCATCTGCTAAGAAAAGTTAATAAGTCATCTCTTAAAAGAACTCCTCAATGTGAATATCATTACAAACTTACCCTGAGACAGACGGTAAATATTTCTGATTGCATTGACTGGTCTGATTAAACCATCTGtaaatcaaaattgataaatttttaatGAACATGTACTCATTTTTGTATTAaggttttaattattttgtatgTAAATCTGGAAGTTAGCTTTCTTGTTCATTGTCACTTGAATTATCAttccaaggttttttttatagctgaatatgagttatgggttttgctcattgttgaagactgtgaGGTGCCCTAAAATTGTTAAATTCTATGTCAATTGGTCTCCACCATGGTGAAGCGTTGTCTcatggcaatcataacacatcttcaaTTTTTTATGTATATCTGTTTCCAAGGcaacttctgtttttttttctcacagaaaAATTTATTAGAATCATTGTATGTTTTACTATTACGAATTTTGCACTGTAAATCTACTCACTGAGGAAAAAATGTACTTTCATGGATATCTGATTAAAGGCTTGCGAAAGTGtgcatacaagcctataaaatatttatactttGTTGAAAATTTCAATTCCTTGTTTACCTAGATATAATccataaaccaggtgctccgcagggcgcagctttatacgaccgcagaggtcgaaccctgaacagttggggcaagtatggacaaaacattcaagcgtgatacagctctgaatttggattgtgatcaaatttttgacattttttttacacaaaacaaatgtcaagattttacaaatcaattaaagatttcttcttcaaactttttaaatctaaaattaaatagttgacacagcataggtttctgacacagaatgaatgtggtctaatgaacttaaaagtttttttttgcctttgagcaattcactatgctgttgaatattaatcctctcaaaaaaatgtttgaagaaattttctttttatttatgaaatctgaaatgagaaaaatttaaaccccccctttttttttcacatccccgtttccctttttccaaaactgatatcaattcaaatttctaaaggagtttgcaacaataactactcttttaaatacatcataaaatattaaaatgtaaaataaagtgcttgttatcactgaatggtaaagattggttggtagtaaaagtgaatatacattgtttattgtataaaacaataaaaaaaacttcatcagcaacattttatattggcaaatttccaatgaagttatttacataaagttattggcaaataaaaatagaaaatgacatcatagtcatgtctttcaaatgtccaacatacattatctaaaaacattttagataagataaggaaaaaaagcttcatcatcaacattttatattggcaaatttccaatgaagttatttacataaagttattggcaaataaaaatagaaaatgacatcatagtcatgtctggcaaatttccaacatatattatcaactactattctatacaaagaaagataactccaattgaaaattaattgctattgcacaatattgtgcaattagatatttcttgctattgtgcaatactgtgcaattgaaaatttcttgctattcagctgttgctattgcacaatacttgatatggaatcctgatttggaccaacttgaaaactgggcccataatcaaaaatcaaagtacatatttagataaagcatatcaaataagccaaagaatttattttttgttaaaatcaaacttagtttaattttggaccctttggaccttaatgtagaccaatttgaaaactggaccaaaaattaagaatctacatacacagttagatttggcatatcaaagaacccatttattcattttttgatgaaatcaaacaaagtttaattttggacccccatttggaccaacttgaaaactaggccaataattaaaaatctaagtacatttttaaattcagcatatcaaagaaccccaaggattcaatttttgttaaaatcaaactaagtttaattttggaccctttggaccttaatgtagaccaatttgaaaacgggaccaaaaattaagaatctacatacatagttagattcggcatctcaaagaaccccaattattcaatttttgatgaaatcacacaaagttcaattttggaccctttgggccccttattcctaaactgttaggaccaaaactcccaaaatcaaacccaaccttccttttatggtcataaaccttgtgtttaaatttcatagatttctatttacttatacttaagttatggtgcaaaaaccaaaaataatgcttatttgggcccctttttggcccttaattcataaactgttgtgacctcaactccaaaaatcaatcccaaccttccttttgtggtcataaaccttgtgttaaaatttcattgatttctatttacttatactaaagttattgtacgtaaaccaagaataatgattattttggcccttttttggcccttaattcctaaactgttgaaaccaaaactcccaaaatcaatcccaaccttccttttgtggtcataaaccttgtgtcaaaatttcatagatttctattcacttaaactaaagttatagtgcgaaaaccaagaaaatgcttatttgggccctttttggccccttattcctaaaatgttgggaccaaaattcccaaaatcaatcccaaccttccttttgtggtcataaaccttgtgttaaaatttcattgatttctattcacttttactaaagttagagtgcgaaaactaaaagtattcggacgacgacgcagacgacgacgccaacgtgatagcaatatacgaccaaaaaattaaaatttttgctgtcgtataaaaaGTATACACAATCTAGATGTGTTGAAATGACACTAATGGCCCTTTTAAAAATTCTGAAGGTGTAtcaaaaaaaagtctgtataattgtgattttcaacAGTTTTCAAAGTCTTAAACCCTTAATTTCGGCAAAAATCAGCAGAGTGGAactaaacttaaacttgatctgtaactcatcatggttaactcaatTGCAAATATAATGGATTGTTGAGGAATAACGGAATGACAGAAAAGGGTAACACTATAAAGTACCGACAACTTGGTTACAGGGCCAtaaaaatgataatgaatttataGTAGTATAATCTAATGGTAATGTAAAAGAACAGCAGATGACCTATATCAATTTTTCATGGTTTTATAGAGATGAAAAGGGGTGCATATTACACAGAACTGCATACAATACACAGTTAAATATGATAAGTGGCTTGTGgaagtctgcatactagcctaCAGAATTTTTATACGTTGTCGACCATTGTTTACCCTAACCATTCAAACCcataaaaaagtgtacacaacaaatGATAAGGAATCCATATTAGTATAACCTGAATGTACCAAAACATACTTATGGTAATGTAAAAGCACAGCTGATGACCTATACCAATGGGCCCCGCCATCTTGGTACATAATATCTGGAATTCTGATTGGTTCCTCTGGAGAGTTAGGTAGCATGGCTGGCACTGTTGTCATTGGGGACTGTGAAGTAGACCGTGATGGCATACGAACAGGTGACTGAGGTGCTGAGGTAGAACTGGTGGAGGAGCAGGAACTGTTtctttctaaaaatagatttcacGGTATATACACTACAATGTATTCTACTTACTGtgattacaattttttttgtagattacAGGGAAAATTAAATTTTTCATGTATTTGATTTCATGGGCTTATTTAAAGTTCAAGCCCAAAGAAAAAATACTTTGTTAACCATACAAAATCGTGGTTGGATTATAGTGctcaaaatccatgaaaaaaatGGTGTCCCGTGAATGACAATGAAATGACAGTATAAGGTGtgttatcggaccacagatgaattatcacgttgtgattggttaaatgccgtcacgtggtgaccccctatgagaccgtatggggttagtaagtttcatatggggttcatgacgcgttaatggcgatgtcatctattaatgttgttgtgtttcattgtttatttttcaacaaaacgccgcagaaaaagtccagcgtccgataaattcgttatacggttaactactgaccccctacggatccatagagggtgaataaaattcataggggactcggcctccggcctcaccccctatggattttacttaCCCTCTATGGATCGGTacggggtcagtagcgaaccatatattataacttatattgtttTGTAACAGTCCATAGTGCTGTGGATTTAATaagttattttttgttataatgaatGAAGGTAAACTTGTGTTTTCGTGGATAGTGGATTACATGGTTTTGCCATAATCTACATACCAGATTATAAAGGATTTGTATTCCGTTAACATATAAATTTATGGCTAACCTATTCCCACGAAATCCATGGAAAATGATACCCAATGAATTATAATAAATTCACAGTAGTTAATAAGACATTCATCGTACCTCGTCTACAAGTTTTGTTTAGAAGCTTCCCTTCCTGGCTAAGAAGAAGTTCCGTCACAACTTCAAATCCATCTTCATGACGTAACATCTGATGTTTCTCTGTTCCATCATAATTCTTAATGCTAATGGTCATTGATGAAGGTGATTTTTTGGACTTAAACCCTGTTTCCAGTTTGACAACTAAAGGTTGAGGTGATACACTATTGCTGCCAATGGAGGAAggctgaaaaaatataatgcaaATTCAGAACTTGTTGtgtacatttattattgcgatttttgaaGAATGGACGCATATGCCAGATTAATTATTGCGATGTCAGGAAAAGCTACCTACAAATATATGGATCAGATATCATAATTGTGACTCCTTATTATTGCGATACGCATCCTGAGTCGCATTATTGACATTAACAAAAACCTtgcaataaattctgaatttacagtattcaagtTGTGAAACCTGCACAAAAATGAGATTCCATATTTACGGTATATAAAACAGAGACATCCTTGTTTCACTCATACACCCATTAGGGTCATTCAAGGAAAACTTGTCAAGTGGAGGTTTTGGTAgactcaatttttaaaaaaaaacaaccactcatttaaattttgtttggTAACAGAATTTTATTTGCTTCCGACCCATCCCTCAGTAAAAATATCTTGTGTAATCCTCTTATATTCTTGATGCTATTGATTTTAACTTAGACCCTTTAAATGAATATAAGAATGTGCTTGTTCTCCAGTTTTCTAGTTCTTTGTCAGATAGGATTGACCGTTGTCTTTATCATTAATGTAACTTGCTTCATCACTACCAAATGGCAGAATAAAAACCTTGTCTTTGCAAAGATCATGACAATATGTATACTGTTTTTTTATGTCagttaaaaatgttttgaatggCTAGCTAAAGCCTGCCTCTGAGtgtgggattttcttgctgtgatGAAGACCCAATGGGTGGCCTTAAGctgttttctgatttttttgaagggttgttgtctccttaacacattccccatttccttaaTTTTCACCTTTTAAAGAAATCGTAATCTCTTATAAACTTCCAACTCACCTTTCTTATTGGACTATTAAAATAAAGTTTGCAAGGTGCGTTAGATGGACTGACACTAGATTGCCTCCCTTTATCTTCATGGGAGGTCTGCATTAAACTATCTTTACTGGAGCTTCCTGAGCTtagttgttttgattttttatgttcAGGATGGTAGCCACATAAAGATTAcctacttttcatttttttatgaccACTTTTATCTCTTATAAATATTATTCTCACCTTTCTTATTGGACTATTAAAATAAAGTTTGCAAGGTGCATTATATGGACTGACACTGGATTGCCTCCCCTTATCTTCATGGGAGGTCTGCATTAAACTATCTTCACTGGAGCTTCCTGAGCTaatgtgttttgattttttatgttcAGGATGGTAGCCACCTATAGATTTGCCATTTTCTTCGTTTGTGGATGTTTTTGGAAGACTTTCTCTGCTGCTAGACTCTCTGCTACTGCTTGGCTCTCTGCTCCTTTCTGAACTTTCCCTGCTGACCTTTGACCTCTGAACTGTAAACACTCTGTGGATGTCATCAAACCCTCTAGCCATGATTCCTGTAGGAGTATGGGCCAGGTCAAAGGTGTGGCCCAATTCATGTAGTGAAGCACCAAGTCCTGTGGCATAGTTACCCCAGTAAGTTTCTCTAGAAGCAAACAAAAAGAAAGTCATATATTTCTTTGTAAGACGATTATGTTCCTATTTTTGGTTTTATCAAAAGTAGTTATTTTGtagttaaatattttaacttcagttttatttctattttattgtAATGTTTCCTAATTTAAATAATGGATGTTTGACGTTTCAATTCTTTTCAGAAGTTGGTTTTTAGACAAATTTTGGTATTCTGATAGTTCAGCATAACAAGTGATTACATATTGCTTCAATATGATGATACTATTAGGTGAAATTGTTTTCTTACAGCATGTGTTAAGGATATAATTTCTATCGATTGATTGCCATTTCCTTtacctccagtggcaaatatcttaTTTGTAATCAGCATCATagtacagtcatgacagtgattATATATTGTTTGAATGTGATTCTACCAGAACTCAATTTCTTATTTGCTTGAATTTGATGCTGCAATGTATCAGaagtaatttatttattttcttttacattataCTATCAGAAATCAATTCTTATTTTCTGGAATGAGATGCTACCatcaattcaaattcaaattatgaaaataattcaaatttcaactaaaaaaaataggcatgcatatatctttataaagggacataactcaataATAGTAAAAGTAACACAacccaaatttgaacttgatctgtgttttgtggtaataagcattatacataagtttcaaaacatttggttaagcaaactaaagtaagagaacagaaacttgTTTTGGTATGTATAGACATACAGAAAAGCCAAAAGATTAATTATTAACTTCAGAGGGTCTGAATTTCACTGAAGAACCGTGAAATCCAAGACTAGATTACAGgctttttaaaatgctgtaaaaCTTACCTGTCCTTTGTGAAAATACTACTGAATTGGCATAATTCCTGTGATGATGATTTGTTGATAATGTCATATGAAATGAATTGAGTTCCCTCCACCAAATAGCATTGATCATGACATAGAACTAACTAGTGGTATTTTGTCATACATGTAGCATTAACCATGACACTAGACTATTAAACTAATGGTATTTTGTAAAATTAGAGTCAAGTTTTATTGATGTTGAATATGTATTTGAATacgaaaaaaatgtcaataatgaAACAgcacaaacaagaatgtgtccaaagtacacggatgacccactcaatcattttccatgttccatgaaTCGAGAAATAGGGTAAAAATcaaatttggctttaaaatttgaaagattatacaatagggaacatgtgtactaagtttcaagttgattgaacttcaatttcttcaaaaactaccttgaccaaaaactttaacctgaaactcccactttcattttctatgttaagtggaccgtgaaattggggtcaaaactttaaatttggcacttaaattagaaagatcacattataagcggacggacagacgaacgaacaaaggaagccacagaccagaaaacataatgcccctctactattgtaggtgtgGCATAATAGGTGTGGCAAAAAAATCCAAAAGATGTCCAGATTCAAATaactttttatatatcatgtatattgacattttgttttactgacattttttaattaatatctatttgaattcaaaagtttaattgttttgcaatttttaaacaatggcttataaaatatatgaatgtaCTAATTTCATGATGTACAGTAATTTAATGAGGTGAAAAAACAACATGATTCTGTGAAAAGAAAGTCATTGGTAACAAAGCCCAAATTCCACATAAATaggtcaccaaaaaaaaaatgatcatgcAAAAATAAGCTATATATCCCAGAGGAACCAGTAATGACGCACCTAACGTTGTATTCGTCTCTGCgtttaatcaaccatttaaaAGAAGTAGAAAAACGGAATGGAATAAAAGATTGATTActtgtaaatatatttcaatcattaaacagtagatttttgaaacattaaaagcaataaaaatcatgtttgctaACATTACAAACGGACTGTCAAAAAATGATGGGTACCAGTAATGACGCACTGTAAACAAACCAGTAAAAAACACTTGCTCGTACCTGATAATCGAAAAATTGCTTCAATCTGGATTCTTTAAAGTTAACACTGttcaacaaattctattttatttagaaatttttaaattttcatacaaTTTAATGATCATAGGAAAGTAGAACaaaatttttagctatttttttttctttcaattttattataaaattgtacaaaatttatgaaactgaTATATGTATtccatatatttgaaaataaaaagtaattgcattcataaaacaccaatgacaataatacattatCAATGTTTACCTCAtacattgaatgaaaaaaaaatcgataaaccATAGAAAATCATATAAGCGACGATCATTTGTTCTACTGTGATTCCCGCTTAAATGTAAAACCATATCACATGACAGTCATGTGATTTCAAAAACACAAAATGGGGAAGCATGCGGTTACATATTTTTATTGGCCAAAGAGGATGCAGTACTGATAATCATCCAGGGAAGGGTAGAATGTTTTTGACCTTAATAAAATGGCGGAAATTGCATTATCTTTAATATTTCAAGTAATAATAACATTTCTGGGCAGAGTTTTAGGCATCTTTGTTGTAGTCAGATGACCTTCACCAACATGTTATGGAACGGTAAATCTTGATGACGTCACggcttttgtttagaaatataaaaccgAAAACTAAATCGGTGCGTCATTTCTGGTCCGCGTCAAAACAGGTACCAAGACGATATACATTATactgtaagttcagaaattatacaaaggtttttattaatgcaaatgatGTGTCTGAGTGagtatttcaatataaataagatCTCACATCATggggttatacatgtacatgtaactgtatACAGCCTTTACCACAAACATTTGACAAATGCAATCATTTTAAATCTGGATTTTTGGTTGGTAagtatcaaaattgttataatgAAAGCAATCATTTCTGTATTTCAGTATATAGACACAACAAAAACTAGTTTAGACGAATTCTACAAAAATTTGTTtgacaaaataaagaaattttacaaaaacatttaggGGGAAAGAGAGGGTAAATTTGATGGCAAGAAAGTGAAAAGAAGAATATAACCTATAAGCACTATCATCCATAAATTTTCTTCTGTCGATCTTTCTGTTATCTGTAAATCTTTGACTAACTTCATCCACACTTCTGGCCCATGTATGAAGACTTCCTGTCCCAAATAAAGCTAGACCTCCGCCACCTGTATAACAAGATCACAATCGTGAGAAGAAAAATATAACTTACTAATATACTGTAAATTACtgccatgtttttattattgtgaaccagatgctccacagggcgcagctttatacgaccgagaggtcgaaccctgaacagttggggcaagtatggacataacatttaagcttgatacagctctgaatttggactttgattaaatagttgacacaacagaggtttctgacacagaatgaatgtggtctaagaacttaaacttaaaaactttaaattggacatttacctacatgtattatggtccaatatccaaaatctaaatacatggttagattcaacatatcatagaaccccaagaattcaatttttgatgaaatcaaataatgttcaattttagaccctttagacctcaatgtggaccaatttgataaccgggcccaaatatcaaaaatctaaatacatggttaaattcagcatattgaagaaccccatatattcattttttgttgaaatcaaacaaagtttaattttggaccacgatttggaccaacttgatgttttctcgtttgaattgttttatattgtcttatcagggccttctatagctgactatgcggtatgggctttgctcattgttgaaggccgtacggtgacctatagttgttaataatgtctgtgtcattttggtcttttgtggatagttgtctcattggcaatcataccacatcttcttttttatatattgaaaactggacccataatcaaaaatctacgtacatgttcagattcagcatatcaaagaaccccaagaattcaatttttgttaaaatcaaacaagtttaatttttgaccctttggaccttaatgtagaccaatttgaaaacaggaccaaaacttaataatctacatacacagtcagatttggcatatcaaaaaacccaaataattcattttttgatgatcatgaaatcaaacaaagtttaattttggacccttttggcccctaattcctaaactgttgggaccaaaattcccaaaatcaatcccaaccttccttttgtggtcataaaccctgtgtgaaaatttcatagatttctattttcttatactaaagttattgtgcaaaaaccaagaaaaatgcttatttgggacctttttttttgccccttattccttaactgttgggaccaaaactcccaaaatcaatcccaaccttcctttttaatatggtcataaaccttatgttaaaatttcatagatttctgtttacctatactaaagttattgtgcaagaaccaagaaaaatgcttatttgggccctttttggcccctaattcctaaactgttcggactaaatctcctaaaatcaatcccaaccttccttttatggtcataaaccttgtgtttaaatttcatagatttctatttacttttactaaagttatagtgcgaaaaccaaatgtcttcggacgacgacaacgttacgacgacgacaacgatgctaacgccaacgtcataccgatatacgaccaaaaaattttcaatttttattgtcGTATAAAAATGGGACAGGGTAAACCTGTTACATGTgtataattgcaataattaaaacacatgaaacacccattttgaaatttttgttatgAATTCAATAGGATTTTTCACAATATTGCGAATATTAAAATTGCATTTGAGTCCAAAATGAccaaattgcaataataaatgcacacacatttttttttctaaatttacagtacaaTGTACTTCATATTTTTCCCTTTGAATACATCAATCTTGGGTTTGTCTGCCATTGAAATTCAAGGAAATAAAACATTTCCTATATTTTATCATCCTCATGGCTTGCCACACCAGGCATTGAAGTCACACTATAGTTTCAAATTttgctataaacatgataaagagtagttaacatggttaatttcacctatgaacatgatgaatgtaaAAAAGTCCAGAATTTTGCCTTATACTTTCAGAACATTTTGTGTCAATAAATGTGATCCAATATCCAATTTTTGACCAAAAAAACATGTTTcttcatcatgtacatgtacatgcatgaaaCCATGGCTAAAGCCTAAAAGGATctcttattttaaaacatttattggaCTATTTGCACAATTTATTTTCCAGTTGCATGCCATCATGGTCATTGTTTATTCTAGTCAGACAGTTTCAGGGATCATTCACCaaacacacatacatgtacatgatatatgacCTAGTTtctacaatttgaaaatttaaagtttatctTTAAAATGCATTGCAATTTCTCCTAAAGATATAGATATAAATGCTTGACTTTACCTTAAAACTGAACTTccattttcaaatgttaaaataaagaagttttcTAGCAAACACATACAATTTGTACATgagcacatgtttaacatgtttaaagtctATATACATTTATGTTTGATTAAAACTTCCTGTtatttttgtgggaaaaaatgGGGAAATCCATGTGTACATAAATTTaagttatttatacatgttaaatatacatgatacatgtacatgtatatacatatatatatgaatagaACAAGAAAAAATCTAAGTCAAATGTTAAttcaaagaataaaaatataattacataaataaaaccTTGGCATTGTGAACCggataattctattttttttttttggggggggggggggggggggggtatttttttttttttttttttttttttattaaccctttcctccgtggaatttattttcttacatacttgatttgcataggatttttttaataaaaaaaaaatcatcgggtttaaagtattaatgcattgtgaaaatgaagatttcatcaatgaaattcaaatcagatattcttatgaatatccttttcatattggatgctaatttttttaagtctgatgcagacatttcgTAGTCAAAgggtttcaactgaggtactacacaggcgtcaaaaggcgtcattatggagtaaagggggtggcgtcaaaaa from Mytilus galloprovincialis chromosome 5, xbMytGall1.hap1.1, whole genome shotgun sequence includes these protein-coding regions:
- the LOC143075953 gene encoding uncharacterized protein LOC143075953, producing MKILNLNDGDTISYHLPLFIGDLELCCQGDVTVWNSSCKKTNKIEWPIVDGIFKALVKLVCGKNLICIEWGSELLTLTLFFHPPLFRHYVRPVYIICSDDDGYFQGPDDEDCSPQGAQEKITLAAMLIQSFTAEKMSEHGFQRTTFQLEHGQDNEPGCKIFQSKLTCDEAHSMTGDELWSYFARELIEFDSASKDYCKWFCFMSFTRYFPPENYVPKTHGEILKSTKGHTALGGGGLALFGTGSLHTWARSVDEVSQRFTDNRKIDRRKFMDDSAYRETYWGNYATGLGASLHELGHTFDLAHTPTGIMARGFDDIHRVFTVQRSKVSRESSERSREPSSSRESSSRESLPKTSTNEENGKSIGGYHPEHKKSKHISSGSSSEDSLMQTSHEDKGRQSSVSPYNAPCKLYFNSPIRKPSSIGSNSVSPQPLVVKLETGFKSKKSPSSMTISIKNYDGTEKHQMLRHEDGFEVVTELLLSQEGKLLNKTCRRERNSSCSSTSSTSAPQSPVRMPSRSTSQSPMTTVPAMLPNSPEEPIRIPDIMYQDGGAHWYRSSAVLLHYHKWFNQTSQCNQKYLPSVSGSKITAPCGLRLVELRKDPEGVVFHHWEFIHDPPPMTFTLKLSRIDNMPSSAITIVVLIEDSRGNILKRKMKVDDLEP